In Paenibacillus ihbetae, the following are encoded in one genomic region:
- the ffh gene encoding signal recognition particle protein — MAFEGLTSRLQNVFSKLRGKGKVSEEDVTAAMREVRLALLEADVNFKVVKDFVAKVKEKAIGKEVMDSFTPGMVIIDIVNKELTELMGGTQSKLAKSSKPPTVIMMAGLQGAGKTTTSGKLAKLLQKQNSRPLLVAGDIYRPAAIKQLQVLGEQIKVPVFSLGDKTSPVEIAKQGLQHAKDNGHDYVIIDTAGRLHVDEELMEELKQIHSAVNPDEVLLVVDAMTGQDAVNVAESFNQQLTLTGVVLTKLDGDTRGGAALSVKAVTGCPIKFAALGEKIDALEPFHPERMASRILGMGDMLSLIEKAQSNIDADKAKEMERKMRNAEFTFEDFLEQMEQVKKLGPLDQLMDMIPGMGKMKQAKDLKVDEKQMGRIEAIVHSMTTEEKQQPDIINHNRRKRIAAGSGTSLAEVNRLIKQFDEMRRVMKQFSDMMGPKGGKNKALKQLKGLTGKGMKFPFR; from the coding sequence ATGGCGTTTGAAGGATTGACCAGCAGACTGCAGAACGTATTCAGCAAGCTTCGCGGCAAGGGCAAGGTATCCGAGGAAGATGTAACAGCCGCCATGCGTGAGGTTCGGCTCGCGCTATTGGAAGCCGATGTTAACTTCAAAGTGGTTAAGGATTTTGTGGCCAAGGTGAAGGAGAAGGCCATCGGGAAAGAAGTGATGGACAGCTTCACGCCCGGCATGGTCATCATCGATATCGTTAATAAAGAATTGACCGAGCTGATGGGGGGAACCCAGTCGAAGCTGGCCAAGAGCAGCAAGCCGCCTACGGTGATCATGATGGCGGGTCTGCAAGGTGCAGGTAAGACGACGACCTCGGGCAAGCTGGCGAAGCTGCTGCAGAAGCAGAACAGCCGCCCGCTGCTCGTTGCAGGCGATATTTACCGTCCGGCTGCGATCAAGCAGCTTCAGGTGCTTGGCGAACAGATTAAAGTGCCGGTGTTCTCGCTCGGAGACAAGACAAGCCCGGTGGAGATTGCAAAGCAGGGCTTGCAGCATGCCAAGGACAACGGCCATGATTATGTCATTATCGATACCGCCGGACGCCTTCATGTCGATGAAGAGCTGATGGAGGAGCTGAAGCAAATTCACAGCGCGGTGAACCCCGATGAGGTTCTGCTCGTGGTGGATGCCATGACAGGTCAGGACGCGGTGAATGTGGCTGAGAGCTTCAATCAGCAGCTGACACTGACCGGCGTCGTGCTGACCAAGCTCGACGGCGATACCCGCGGCGGCGCGGCATTGTCGGTCAAGGCCGTAACCGGATGTCCGATCAAGTTCGCCGCGCTCGGCGAGAAGATCGATGCGCTTGAGCCCTTCCATCCGGAACGGATGGCTTCCCGGATTCTCGGCATGGGCGATATGCTCTCCTTGATCGAGAAGGCGCAATCGAACATCGATGCCGACAAAGCGAAGGAAATGGAACGTAAAATGCGCAACGCGGAGTTTACGTTCGAGGATTTCCTGGAGCAGATGGAGCAGGTGAAGAAGCTCGGACCGCTCGATCAGCTGATGGATATGATCCCCGGCATGGGCAAGATGAAGCAGGCGAAGGATCTCAAGGTGGACGAGAAGCAGATGGGACGCATCGAAGCGATTGTGCACTCGATGACGACCGAAGAGAAGCAGCAGCCTGATATCATCAACCATAACCGCCGCAAGCGGATTGCCGCAGGCAGCGGAACATCGCTCGCCGAGGTGAACCGCCTCATCAAGCAATTCGATGAAATGCGGCGCGTCATGAAGCAGTTCTCGGATATGATGGGCCCTAAGGGCGGCAAGAACAAGGCGTTGAAACAGCTTAAAGGATTAACCGGCAAAGGAATGAAGTTTCCTTTCCGTTAA
- the rpsP gene encoding 30S ribosomal protein S16: MAVRIRLKRMGAHKAPFYRVVVSDSRSPRDGRFIEEIGYYNPVAQPVEVKIDEEKALQWLQNGAQASDTVRNLLSKAGVMKKFHELKHQK; the protein is encoded by the coding sequence ATGGCAGTACGTATTCGTCTGAAACGCATGGGTGCTCACAAGGCTCCTTTCTACCGCGTGGTGGTTTCCGATTCCCGTTCCCCGCGTGATGGTCGTTTTATCGAGGAAATCGGTTATTACAATCCGGTTGCACAACCGGTTGAAGTTAAGATCGATGAGGAAAAAGCTCTTCAGTGGCTTCAAAACGGTGCGCAAGCATCCGATACCGTTCGCAACTTGCTGAGCAAAGCGGGCGTTATGAAGAAGTTCCATGAGCTGAAGCATCAGAAATAA
- a CDS encoding KH domain-containing protein, which yields MEELVRVIAKALVDHPEDVTVKTVEKEHLIVYELHVHPDDVGKVIGKQGRIAKSLRTVVTSAAVKMDKRVTVDIIS from the coding sequence ATGGAAGAATTAGTTCGCGTTATTGCTAAGGCTTTAGTGGATCATCCAGAAGATGTGACTGTTAAGACAGTTGAGAAGGAGCACCTGATTGTATATGAGCTGCACGTGCATCCTGACGATGTCGGGAAGGTCATAGGCAAGCAGGGGCGTATCGCCAAATCACTGCGTACAGTCGTAACATCAGCGGCAGTCAAAATGGATAAACGGGTGACCGTTGATATCATTTCTTAA
- the rimM gene encoding ribosome maturation factor RimM (Essential for efficient processing of 16S rRNA), whose protein sequence is MSEKLLTVGKIVNTHGIRGEVKVMPYSDFADQRFASKSRLHIVPEKGSPVEVTVETSRFHKNMYIVKFKELHGINEVEKFKGALLKITADLQEELPENEYYFHEIIGCRVVTDEEPAEELGVISEILTPGANDVWVVKTPKGKQILLPAIPDVVLDVDKEAKLIRVHLMEGLL, encoded by the coding sequence ATGTCAGAGAAGTTATTAACGGTAGGTAAAATCGTAAACACGCACGGCATTCGCGGCGAAGTCAAGGTCATGCCGTATTCGGATTTTGCAGACCAGCGCTTTGCGAGCAAGAGCAGGCTGCACATCGTTCCGGAGAAGGGAAGCCCGGTTGAGGTTACGGTGGAGACATCCCGCTTTCATAAGAATATGTATATTGTGAAATTCAAGGAGCTTCACGGCATTAACGAGGTCGAGAAATTCAAGGGAGCTCTCTTGAAAATTACGGCCGATCTTCAAGAGGAGCTTCCGGAGAACGAATATTACTTCCATGAGATCATCGGATGCCGTGTCGTCACGGATGAGGAGCCGGCCGAGGAGCTCGGCGTCATCTCCGAAATTTTGACCCCGGGCGCCAACGATGTCTGGGTCGTGAAGACGCCGAAGGGCAAACAGATTTTGCTCCCGGCGATCCCTGATGTGGTGCTCGATGTGGATAAAGAAGCCAAGCTGATCCGTGTTCATCTGATGGAAGGGCTGTTATAA
- the trmD gene encoding tRNA (guanosine(37)-N1)-methyltransferase TrmD, with the protein MKIDVLTLFPEMFDGVFHSSILGKAAEKEIVKLNAINFRPYAGNKHGTVDDTPYGGGGGMVLKPDPIFAAVEDILSKTELPEGLGSTEANDDPSNESVGRKRPRVILMCPQGETFTQSKAEELSLEEHLIFICGHYEGYDERIREHLVTDELSIGDYVLTGGELPAMVIIDSVVRLLPGVLGNETSAVTDSFSTGLLEYPHYTRPAEFRGWKVPDILLSGHHANIDRWRREQALLRTWQRRPELLERLELSKTDQAFLDKLRRQTEEHTES; encoded by the coding sequence ATGAAGATCGATGTGTTGACGCTGTTCCCGGAAATGTTCGATGGCGTGTTTCATTCGAGTATTCTGGGCAAGGCTGCCGAGAAGGAGATTGTGAAGCTGAACGCCATCAACTTCCGTCCATATGCGGGCAATAAGCACGGTACAGTGGATGATACTCCGTACGGCGGCGGAGGCGGAATGGTGCTGAAGCCGGACCCGATCTTCGCGGCGGTGGAGGATATCTTGTCAAAGACAGAGCTTCCAGAGGGGCTGGGCTCGACTGAAGCGAACGATGATCCTTCCAATGAATCGGTAGGGCGGAAGCGGCCTCGGGTTATTCTGATGTGTCCGCAAGGGGAGACGTTTACCCAGAGCAAAGCGGAGGAGCTGTCGCTGGAGGAGCATCTCATCTTCATCTGCGGTCATTATGAGGGCTATGACGAGCGAATTCGGGAGCATCTTGTAACCGATGAGCTGTCCATCGGAGATTATGTTCTTACCGGCGGGGAGCTGCCGGCCATGGTGATCATCGATTCCGTTGTCAGGCTTCTGCCTGGCGTGCTGGGCAATGAGACGTCAGCTGTAACGGACTCGTTCAGCACCGGACTGCTTGAATATCCGCATTATACAAGACCCGCTGAATTCCGCGGCTGGAAGGTCCCGGATATTCTGCTCAGCGGGCATCACGCCAATATCGATCGATGGCGGCGTGAGCAGGCGCTCCTGCGCACATGGCAGCGGCGTCCCGAATTGCTGGAGCGGCTCGAGCTGTCCAAGACGGATCAAGCCTTTCTCGATAAGCTGCGCCGTCAAACCGAAGAACATACCGAATCATAG